In uncultured Cohaesibacter sp., a genomic segment contains:
- a CDS encoding tagatose 1,6-diphosphate aldolase codes for MNITPGKYWRMRRLADDNGRFKMLAMDQTGPIVNPIKQIRKSDKAPFADVAAVKSMLGRYLAPKASAVLVDPPLGYAPTIAQIPARRGLLIGTEWATWETTETGRKSSSVPGWGPDVIRTIGGDGVKVNLWYRADASEGVKLHQLNYLNGIKKACRENDIPFILEYLVYPFPSETQEEFLARRVELVKATLADKEIMDPDGVDVFKLEPPTETINVPDPDGPQAASIQARFDDMAKDLGRPWVLLSAGSTPEDFVRLLTYAYRAGASGYLAGRAIWLQPFSNFPDIAAMERELSQTAPALMDQLNTMTDAMATPWTDAAPWHGSVSMLPSGESFAPDYSKKLAAGF; via the coding sequence ATGAATATCACCCCCGGTAAATATTGGAGGATGCGCCGTCTGGCGGACGATAATGGCCGCTTCAAGATGCTGGCCATGGACCAGACCGGCCCTATCGTCAATCCGATCAAGCAAATCAGGAAAAGCGACAAGGCTCCCTTTGCGGATGTTGCTGCTGTGAAATCGATGCTTGGCCGCTATCTGGCCCCCAAGGCTTCGGCTGTGCTGGTAGATCCTCCGCTGGGCTACGCGCCAACGATTGCCCAGATACCAGCCCGCCGGGGACTGCTGATCGGCACCGAATGGGCAACATGGGAGACGACAGAGACGGGCCGCAAATCATCCAGCGTTCCCGGCTGGGGGCCGGATGTGATCCGCACCATTGGCGGCGACGGGGTCAAGGTCAATCTGTGGTACCGGGCCGATGCCTCCGAGGGTGTCAAGCTGCATCAGCTCAATTATCTCAATGGTATCAAGAAGGCCTGCAGGGAGAATGACATTCCCTTCATTCTGGAATATCTGGTCTATCCGTTCCCGTCCGAGACGCAGGAAGAATTTTTGGCCCGCCGGGTGGAGCTGGTCAAGGCGACGTTGGCCGACAAGGAGATCATGGACCCCGATGGCGTCGATGTCTTCAAGCTGGAACCGCCGACCGAAACCATCAATGTGCCTGATCCCGATGGGCCGCAAGCAGCCTCCATTCAAGCCCGTTTCGACGATATGGCCAAAGATCTTGGCAGGCCGTGGGTGTTGCTCAGTGCGGGCTCGACCCCGGAAGATTTCGTTCGCTTGCTGACCTATGCCTATCGCGCCGGTGCAAGCGGCTATCTGGCGGGCCGGGCCATCTGGTTGCAGCCTTTCTCCAATTTCCCCGACATCGCGGCGATGGAGCGGGAATTGTCCCAGACAGCGCCTGCGCTGATGGATCAGCTCAATACAATGACGGACGCAATGGCGACCCCATGGACCGACGCTGCCCCATGGCATGGCTCGGTGTCGATGCTGCCCAGCGGGGAGAGCTTTGCGCCTGACTATTCCAAGAAACTGGCTGCCGGTTTCTGA
- a CDS encoding amino acid ABC transporter permease produces the protein MNYLDFGGVFSRMDLLISGAILTMQISLVAMFLALLVATLVAVMQLSAFRPVRFIALAYIEVIRNTPFIVQLFVIYFGLPAIGLSLEPLPSAILAMTFYGGAYTSEIIRAGIQNIDRGQIEAGRSLGLSTLDIFRYVIIKPALAAVFPSMVSQFILLLLSSSVVSAISVPELTGIGNDIQGITLRNMEVYLVIAAMYVALVAMLKGGLTLLERKIFPFKFLRG, from the coding sequence ATGAATTATCTGGACTTTGGCGGCGTTTTCTCCCGTATGGATCTGCTGATATCAGGTGCCATCCTGACGATGCAGATCTCGCTTGTGGCGATGTTTCTGGCGCTGCTGGTGGCAACATTGGTTGCTGTCATGCAGCTCAGTGCCTTTCGGCCGGTGCGCTTTATCGCTCTGGCTTATATCGAGGTCATTCGGAACACGCCGTTCATTGTCCAGCTATTCGTGATCTATTTCGGTCTTCCGGCCATCGGCCTCAGTCTGGAGCCGCTTCCCTCGGCGATATTGGCCATGACTTTCTATGGTGGGGCCTATACATCGGAAATCATCCGGGCCGGTATTCAGAATATCGACCGGGGGCAGATCGAGGCCGGGCGGTCTCTGGGCCTGTCGACGCTGGATATCTTTCGCTATGTCATCATCAAGCCCGCGCTGGCGGCGGTTTTTCCCTCGATGGTTTCGCAGTTCATTCTGCTGTTGCTCTCATCCAGTGTCGTCTCGGCCATCTCGGTGCCCGAGCTGACCGGGATCGGCAATGACATTCAGGGCATTACCTTGCGCAATATGGAGGTCTATCTGGTGATTGCGGCCATGTATGTCGCGCTCGTGGCCATGCTCAAGGGCGGACTGACCCTGCTGGAGCGCAAGATCTTCCCCTTCAAGTTTCTGAGAGGATGA